The Bacteroidetes Order II. bacterium genome contains the following window.
CTTCATTATTAATATTACTTTGCCACTGTATCATTTCAACGGCTTTATTTACCGCTTGTGCAAATCTTTCAAAAGATGCTGGCTTAAGGATATAATCTACCAAATTAAACGTATAGCCTTTCAGAGCATATTCATCATAGGCCGTTATGACAATCACTTGTGGCCGTTTATGCATAAAATTTAACAATTCAAAGCCATCATATCCGGGCATCCTAATATCTAAGAAGAGCAATTCAACCTCCTTAAAAATACGTTCTTTTTGAAATGCTTCAGGGTTTTCAAATGAACCAATCAGTTCTAATTGATGCGGAAGCATAGCAATGTATTGACACAACAAATGGCGTGCAGGCGCTTCGTCATCTAAGACAGCGCAAGTTACAGGGCGGTTCATACAAGCAGACTTTTATCAAAAAAATGGCGGTGATTCAATAAACCTCTACTCAAACATTTTGTTTCTCTGGACAACTTTAGGTTGCTTTTTTAAAACGGATTATTTTTCAATTTTAAATTGTTTTTCCAAGACAAATATGCACTTCGTTTAATAAAAACACCACTTCATTGAATATCGCCCCCTTGAGTGACAGTAGGGTATGCCGTTTGTACATGATCACCAACATGTTTAACCATACCCAATGTATTATGTATTTACTTACCCCCAGTCGAGTCCGCAAAGTCCAAATTAGATCGCCTTTTCAGATTTCAACCTTGCCTATTCTATTTTTTTTCATTGGTTTAGGCCAGGTTTATGGACAGGTGACGGGAGCAGTTTTCCGGGACTTTGACGGCAATGGAACCCGTGGTACCAATGAACCGTTGGTCTCGGGCGTAACCGTAACGGCCTATGGCACCTCTGGCACTTCATGTGGTACAGCCACAACGTCTGGAAATACTGCACCCAACTACACCTTAACAGGATGTGGCACAGGTGCGGTTCGGGTAGAGTTTGTATTGCCAAGCACTGGAAGATGCGTCAACTCTGGTGTTGATTATGCTTCTCTGAGTGGCACCACCTACGGAACATCCATTCAGTTTGTCAATGGGAACAGCACCAATGTCAACTTTGGGGTATATAATCCCGCTAATTACAATACGGGGGCTGCAAATACCAACGTTGTGATTCCAGTGCACACCAACGGTAACCCCTTGCTTAGTGGGACTTCCCAGAGTGACGATTGGATTGTCGGCTTTCCCTACAACAATACGGGCACCACTACCCCCGCACAGCGCCTGAATGGGGCAACCGTGGGCGCCA
Protein-coding sequences here:
- a CDS encoding response regulator transcription factor, translated to MNRPVTCAVLDDEAPARHLLCQYIAMLPHQLELIGSFENPEAFQKERIFKEVELLFLDIRMPGYDGFELLNFMHKRPQVIVITAYDEYALKGYTFNLVDYILKPASFERFAQAVNKAVEMIQWQSNINNEVMIENDFFWLRSDRKLHKIYLNDIEYIESSKEFLIVHLTKSKLIIRLSFNQLFKLLPENRFIQIHKSYAISIEKIKSFSKTEVVISKKTLPVGQKFRTRFLEQLKIEPEGQLS